The Dehalogenimonas lykanthroporepellens BL-DC-9 genome includes a window with the following:
- a CDS encoding putative metallo-beta-lactamase family protein (KEGG: dat:HRM2_31220 putative metallo-beta-lactamase family protein), whose protein sequence is MIIERLVVGPIQANCYLVGDPASREGLVIDPGGDGEVIVERIKALGLRIGHIVLTHGHFDHTAAAEMVKSATGARLAVHQDDLGLLNDDFLPRMAGFRVEPLPAPEVVLRGWEDIAVGALRFTILHLPGHSPGGIALYSQDAVFTGDSLFAGGIGRTDLPGGDYDTLIDSLNQRLLALDDDIKVYPGHGPDTTIGTERRGNPFLVNPPRREC, encoded by the coding sequence ATGATAATTGAGCGACTGGTGGTCGGACCGATACAGGCCAACTGTTACCTGGTGGGTGATCCGGCGAGCCGGGAGGGGCTGGTCATCGACCCCGGCGGCGACGGGGAGGTCATTGTCGAGCGGATAAAGGCATTGGGCTTGCGTATTGGTCATATCGTGCTGACGCACGGACATTTCGACCATACGGCGGCGGCTGAAATGGTCAAGTCTGCCACCGGCGCCCGGCTGGCGGTGCATCAGGACGACCTGGGTCTGCTCAATGACGACTTTCTGCCGCGGATGGCCGGTTTCCGGGTAGAGCCGCTACCGGCGCCTGAAGTAGTTCTGCGGGGATGGGAGGACATTGCTGTCGGTGCCTTGCGATTCACCATACTCCACCTGCCGGGGCATTCACCGGGCGGTATCGCCCTGTATAGCCAGGACGCCGTTTTTACCGGCGATTCCCTGTTTGCCGGCGGCATCGGCAGAACCGACCTGCCCGGCGGTGACTACGACACGCTGATTGACAGCCTCAATCAGCGTCTGCTGGCGCTGGATGACGACATAAAAGTTTACCCCGGGCACGGCCCCGATACTACTATCGGAACCGAACGCCGGGGTAATCCGTTTCTGGTAAATCCGCCCAGGCGGGAATGTTAG
- a CDS encoding NAD+ synthetase (KEGG: det:DET1122 glutamine-dependent NAD(+) synthetase~TIGRFAM: NAD+ synthetase~PFAM: NAD synthase; Nitrilase/cyanide hydratase and apolipoprotein N-acyltransferase) produces MNDIRLALAQINTTVGDYVGNVSLIRRYLKDAADGGAGLVVFPEMAVSGYPPEDLLHKPSFIEAGQQALAEVAGTVGDLTAVVGFVDTAPDGLYNAAAVIHQGEIRHIYHKRHLPNYGVFDEQRYFKPGDDCPVFEGTGGLRLGVNVCEDIWRDDGPMVVQSRDGADIIINISASPFHRGKYHQRERMLKARAAGGGVPVVFCNLVGGQDELVFDGASVVIDAGGRVLGRARQFEEELLFVDLAGDGRDGRGIVAELPDEYDEIYRALVTGTRDYVMKNAFRQVVVGLSGGIDSSLVAAVAVDALGASAVNGLIMPSRFSAPESAAYAAELADNLGIRVNEIPIEGPYAAYLESLTGVFTGQAPDITEENIQARIRGNLLMALSNKFGWLVLNTGNKSETATGYTTLYGDMAGGFAVIKDVPKTLVYDLCRYRNRTAGRTLIPQSIIDRAPSAELRPGQKDADSLPPYDVMDPILEAYVEQDLGVADIIGLGHDPETVRRIAGLVDGSEYKRRQAPPGVKITPKAFGRDRRLPITNKFRGA; encoded by the coding sequence ATGAATGATATCCGCCTGGCTCTGGCCCAGATAAATACCACTGTCGGCGACTATGTCGGTAATGTCAGTCTCATCCGTCGTTACCTGAAAGACGCGGCGGACGGAGGCGCCGGACTGGTGGTTTTTCCTGAAATGGCTGTCAGCGGTTATCCGCCGGAAGATTTGCTTCACAAACCATCGTTCATCGAGGCCGGTCAGCAAGCCCTGGCCGAAGTGGCCGGGACAGTCGGCGACCTGACGGCAGTGGTCGGTTTCGTCGATACCGCCCCTGACGGACTGTACAACGCCGCGGCGGTGATACACCAGGGGGAAATCCGGCATATCTATCACAAGCGGCACCTGCCGAATTACGGTGTGTTCGATGAACAACGCTATTTCAAACCGGGCGACGATTGCCCGGTGTTCGAAGGCACCGGTGGCCTCCGACTGGGAGTCAACGTCTGCGAGGATATCTGGCGGGACGACGGACCGATGGTCGTTCAGTCCCGGGATGGCGCTGATATCATTATCAATATAAGTGCGTCGCCTTTTCATCGGGGCAAGTATCACCAGAGAGAGCGCATGCTCAAGGCTCGCGCCGCCGGGGGTGGTGTGCCGGTGGTTTTCTGCAATCTGGTTGGCGGCCAGGATGAACTGGTCTTCGACGGTGCCAGCGTGGTTATCGACGCCGGGGGCAGGGTGCTGGGCCGTGCCCGTCAGTTCGAGGAGGAGTTGCTGTTTGTGGACCTGGCCGGTGACGGTCGGGACGGCCGGGGAATAGTGGCTGAACTGCCGGATGAATATGATGAAATATATCGCGCGCTGGTGACCGGCACCCGGGATTACGTGATGAAGAACGCTTTCCGGCAGGTGGTTGTCGGCTTGTCGGGGGGAATCGATTCCTCTCTGGTGGCGGCGGTAGCAGTCGATGCTCTGGGGGCTTCGGCGGTTAACGGCCTTATCATGCCGTCGCGATTTTCCGCCCCGGAAAGTGCGGCTTATGCCGCCGAACTGGCTGACAACCTGGGAATCCGGGTGAATGAAATACCCATCGAAGGCCCTTATGCCGCTTACCTGGAATCGCTGACTGGGGTTTTCACCGGACAGGCCCCGGATATCACCGAGGAAAATATACAGGCGCGCATCCGGGGGAACCTGTTGATGGCGCTGTCCAACAAGTTCGGCTGGCTGGTGCTTAATACCGGCAACAAGAGTGAAACAGCCACCGGATACACTACGCTGTACGGCGACATGGCCGGCGGGTTCGCCGTTATCAAGGACGTGCCCAAGACACTGGTGTACGATTTGTGCCGTTATCGCAACCGGACGGCCGGGCGAACACTGATACCGCAGTCCATCATCGACCGGGCGCCATCGGCCGAACTGAGGCCGGGGCAGAAAGACGCCGACAGCCTGCCGCCGTACGATGTCATGGATCCCATCCTGGAAGCCTATGTCGAACAGGACCTGGGAGTGGCCGATATTATCGGGCTGGGACATGATCCGGAGACGGTGCGGCGGATAGCCGGCCTGGTGGACGGCAGTGAATATAAGCGGCGACAGGCACCGCCGGGGGTGAAGATTACACCCAAGGCTTTCGGCAGGGACCGACGGTTGCCGATTACCAATAAATTTAGAGGGGCCTGA
- a CDS encoding sodium/hydrogen exchanger (PFAM: sodium/hydrogen exchanger~KEGG: sdn:Sden_1732 sodium/hydrogen exchanger), which produces MAEHVMAGLALILALGMVSQVIGWYTRIPSIVILIVAGLIAGPITGWLHPEEIFGDLLQPFISLSVAVILFEGGLSLKFNEIKSTAPVVVRLITVGVLLTWAVGSAAAVWILGLDWPLAVLLASILVISGPTVIMPLLRHLRLRGDLGPILKWEGILIDPIGATLALIVFGVILAAGPEEAITQGLTTLAVSLITGLGLGLLTGLAMIQLLRRYLLPDYLQIPVVLSTVIGVFFLSDLIQADAGLFTVVIMGVVMANQRRVNVEHILDFKETLGLILISILFITLSATIDIDAIVPLAGGILGFSLILILVARPLAVLVASRGSRLKSRERVLLGVIAPRGIVSASVASLFGFRLAENGFAGADILLPVTFAVIILTVISSSVLSTLAARLFGMSNTNPQGVVFVGGQIWVREIATALEEAGVRTFIIDHSRSNIAYARRKKLPAYYGNALAPGITGELDLADFGRVLAMTSDDNVNHLVAAHYGREFGTANVYLLPPEETATDTKKEHIQQHLPGRLLFSASFSYEKLADLHANGARVKTFELTSDFPFKAFTSDNPKAVPLFLITAGGEVTVITPETEPADRADLTLLALVP; this is translated from the coding sequence TTGGCTGAACATGTAATGGCCGGACTGGCCCTCATCCTGGCGCTGGGCATGGTTTCCCAGGTCATCGGCTGGTACACCCGAATTCCGTCCATCGTCATCCTGATTGTCGCCGGACTCATCGCCGGCCCAATAACCGGCTGGTTGCATCCCGAAGAGATATTCGGCGACCTCCTCCAGCCCTTCATCTCCCTTTCAGTCGCCGTCATTCTTTTCGAAGGCGGCCTCAGCCTGAAGTTCAATGAAATCAAAAGTACGGCCCCGGTCGTGGTCCGCCTGATCACGGTGGGCGTCCTGCTGACCTGGGCCGTCGGTTCGGCCGCCGCCGTCTGGATACTGGGGCTGGACTGGCCGCTGGCGGTTCTGCTGGCTTCCATCCTGGTCATCAGCGGCCCCACCGTCATCATGCCCCTCCTCCGCCACCTGCGGCTTCGCGGCGACCTGGGTCCCATCCTTAAGTGGGAAGGGATCCTCATCGACCCCATCGGGGCCACGCTTGCCCTCATCGTCTTCGGAGTCATCCTGGCCGCTGGCCCTGAAGAAGCCATAACCCAGGGTCTGACCACATTGGCCGTCAGCCTGATTACCGGTCTGGGACTGGGCTTACTGACCGGTCTGGCCATGATACAGTTATTGCGCCGCTATCTCCTGCCGGATTATCTGCAGATACCGGTGGTGCTTTCCACGGTCATCGGCGTCTTCTTCCTGTCGGATCTGATTCAGGCTGACGCCGGTTTGTTCACCGTGGTCATCATGGGCGTAGTCATGGCCAATCAGCGCCGGGTCAACGTGGAGCATATCCTGGATTTCAAGGAAACCCTGGGCTTGATACTCATCTCCATTCTGTTCATCACTCTCTCGGCCACCATCGATATCGACGCCATCGTCCCGCTGGCCGGCGGTATTCTGGGCTTCAGCTTGATACTGATACTGGTTGCCCGGCCGCTGGCGGTACTGGTCGCTTCCCGCGGCTCCAGGCTGAAAAGCCGGGAACGTGTTCTGCTGGGGGTTATCGCCCCTCGGGGCATCGTGTCGGCCTCGGTGGCCTCGTTATTCGGCTTCCGTCTGGCGGAAAACGGCTTCGCCGGCGCCGACATCCTGCTTCCGGTAACCTTCGCCGTAATAATTCTGACCGTTATCTCCTCCAGTGTCCTGTCCACCCTGGCCGCCCGTCTCTTCGGCATGTCCAATACCAATCCCCAGGGGGTCGTCTTCGTCGGCGGCCAGATATGGGTCCGGGAAATCGCCACCGCTCTGGAAGAAGCCGGAGTCAGGACCTTCATCATCGACCATTCCCGTTCCAATATCGCCTACGCCCGCCGGAAAAAACTGCCGGCGTATTATGGCAACGCCCTGGCGCCGGGTATCACCGGTGAACTTGACCTGGCTGATTTCGGGCGTGTCCTGGCCATGACCTCGGACGACAACGTCAATCACCTGGTGGCCGCTCATTACGGCCGGGAGTTCGGTACGGCTAACGTCTATCTCCTGCCACCGGAAGAAACCGCCACCGATACAAAGAAGGAACACATCCAACAGCACCTGCCGGGACGCCTGCTATTCTCAGCCAGCTTTTCTTACGAAAAGCTGGCTGACCTCCACGCCAACGGCGCCCGGGTGAAAACCTTCGAACTGACCTCAGACTTCCCGTTCAAGGCCTTCACTTCGGATAATCCGAAAGCGGTCCCCCTGTTTTTGATTACTGCCGGCGGCGAAGTGACCGTCATCACCCCGGAAACAGAACCGGCTGACCGCGCCGACCTCACCCTGCTGGCGCTGGTCCCCTGA
- a CDS encoding protein of unknown function UPF0102 (PFAM: protein of unknown function UPF0102~KEGG: gme:Gmet_2864 hypothetical protein) yields MTRRETGRRGEILARHYLEKKGYRIIDANWRARNAEIDLVARKGKETVFVEVRAKSTGRFGTPAESITAAKRRHLVAAAECYVAEHRLKGEWRIDFIGVTFDDDRSQVEHIPYAITLD; encoded by the coding sequence ATGACCCGGCGTGAAACCGGCCGCCGCGGCGAAATACTGGCCCGTCATTACCTGGAGAAAAAAGGCTACCGCATCATCGATGCCAACTGGCGGGCGCGCAACGCGGAAATCGACCTGGTCGCCCGCAAGGGCAAGGAAACAGTTTTCGTCGAGGTGCGGGCCAAGTCCACCGGCAGGTTCGGCACTCCGGCCGAATCGATTACCGCCGCCAAACGGCGCCACCTGGTGGCCGCCGCCGAGTGTTATGTCGCCGAACACCGCCTGAAGGGTGAGTGGCGCATCGATTTCATCGGCGTCACCTTCGACGACGACAGATCACAGGTGGAGCATATCCCTTACGCCATCACCCTGGACTGA
- a CDS encoding Translin (PFAM: Translin~KEGG: deg:DehalGT_0670 translin), whose translation MTAESFTERLDTIAATIRRAFERKDAAREKALPLSREAIRYCSLSIRAIHRRQLNEAGSLLAKAESLIHEAASSIDACDELSNISFFRDAQKEYAEGRITLAVIAGRPIPSPEDLNVDSVAYLNGMGEVIGELRRYILDGLRQGDLSRAEELLGIMDAIYEILVTMDFPDAITGNLRRTTDMVRGILEKTRSDLTLTLRQQRLEEQLSVFQQRPQ comes from the coding sequence ATGACCGCAGAGAGCTTCACCGAACGATTGGACACCATCGCCGCAACCATTCGCCGGGCTTTTGAACGCAAGGACGCCGCCCGTGAAAAAGCCCTGCCACTGTCACGTGAGGCCATCCGCTATTGTTCGCTGTCCATCCGCGCCATCCATCGGCGTCAGCTGAATGAGGCCGGCTCCCTGCTGGCAAAGGCCGAATCGTTGATTCACGAAGCCGCCTCCAGCATCGACGCCTGCGACGAACTTTCCAACATCAGCTTCTTCCGTGACGCCCAGAAGGAATACGCCGAAGGCCGCATCACCCTGGCGGTCATCGCCGGCCGGCCAATCCCATCTCCTGAAGACCTGAATGTGGATTCGGTCGCCTACCTCAACGGCATGGGCGAAGTCATCGGCGAACTGCGCCGTTATATCCTGGACGGCCTCAGGCAGGGCGACCTGTCACGGGCCGAAGAGCTTCTTGGCATCATGGACGCCATTTATGAGATACTGGTGACCATGGATTTTCCAGACGCCATCACCGGAAACCTCCGGCGCACTACCGACATGGTGCGCGGCATCCTGGAAAAGACCCGTAGCGACCTGACCCTCACCCTGCGACAACAGCGCCTGGAAGAACAGCTAAGCGTGTTTCAACAAAGGCCTCAATAA
- a CDS encoding Ribonuclease H (KEGG: det:DET0780 ribonuclease HII~PFAM: ribonuclease HII/HIII), with translation MKARQPVPGFREESKLHGNGYRLIAGVDEAGRGALAGPVVAAAVILGRRRRSGWLKAVRDSKLLSPANRDRLYGLITENALSWGVGVVSHHFIDRHGIVPGTRLAMALALENLDPSPEALLIDYLTLPAVTLPQKGIIDGDAVCVSIACASVIAKVTRDRLMIGLDNRYPGYRFGRHKGYGTAEHLDCLERLGPCSVHRRSFAPVQTCRSLL, from the coding sequence ATGAAAGCCCGACAACCGGTGCCCGGCTTCCGGGAAGAATCAAAACTGCACGGCAACGGCTACCGGCTGATAGCCGGTGTCGATGAAGCCGGCCGCGGCGCCCTGGCCGGCCCGGTGGTCGCCGCCGCCGTTATCCTCGGCCGCCGCCGGCGCTCCGGCTGGTTGAAAGCCGTACGGGACAGCAAACTGCTGAGTCCGGCCAACCGTGACCGGCTCTACGGACTGATCACCGAAAACGCCCTGTCCTGGGGCGTCGGCGTCGTCTCTCACCATTTCATTGACCGCCACGGCATCGTACCGGGGACCCGCCTGGCCATGGCGCTGGCGCTGGAAAACCTCGACCCCTCCCCGGAGGCTCTGTTGATAGATTACCTGACCCTGCCGGCGGTCACCCTGCCGCAGAAAGGCATCATCGACGGCGACGCCGTCTGTGTTTCCATCGCCTGCGCCTCGGTCATCGCTAAAGTCACCCGCGACCGGCTGATGATCGGCCTCGACAACCGCTACCCCGGCTACCGATTCGGCCGCCACAAAGGCTACGGCACCGCCGAACATCTGGACTGCCTGGAGCGCCTCGGCCCCTGTAGCGTGCATCGCCGTTCTTTCGCGCCGGTACAGACCTGCCGGAGTCTGCTATGA
- a CDS encoding thiamine monophosphate synthase (PFAM: thiamine monophosphate synthase~KEGG: dev:DhcVS_688 ThiE-associated domain protein/thiamine-phosphate pyrophosphorylase), whose product MPNGNNLTQLHSQTLRAIDANLDRATEGLRVLEDIARFCLNSSGYSLALKSLRHDLTESIHYSSIQLLSARDATADVGRRADNDKTVFKNLTETVSANARRVEQSLRVLEELARLPETGLAAGFIEQARYRVYEMEKSLAGALTRQERLSRLGNSYLVTGSPEKAATALTRQDTSVQLNDAGNRGELWRQVLAFSRSRSGDSGLLIIGEYADIAVAVSADGVAIDGGSLPPDAVRNLLSIDQLIGYAATDVAEAESAVSAGADYLICAAGLKTSLAGRVEIPVVLPLEELP is encoded by the coding sequence ATGCCCAACGGAAATAATTTGACTCAACTCCACAGTCAGACGCTACGGGCCATCGACGCCAACCTTGACCGCGCAACCGAAGGTCTGCGCGTGCTCGAGGATATCGCCCGTTTCTGCCTGAACTCCTCCGGATATTCCCTGGCCCTCAAATCGCTCCGCCACGATCTGACCGAGAGCATCCATTATTCATCAATCCAACTGCTGTCGGCCCGTGATGCCACCGCCGATGTCGGCCGGCGCGCCGACAACGACAAAACAGTTTTCAAGAATCTTACCGAAACTGTCAGTGCCAACGCCCGCCGCGTCGAGCAGTCACTGCGGGTGCTGGAAGAACTGGCTCGATTGCCGGAAACCGGGCTCGCCGCCGGCTTTATCGAACAAGCCCGCTACCGGGTGTATGAAATGGAAAAAAGTCTGGCCGGAGCTCTTACCAGACAAGAACGCCTGTCAAGGCTGGGCAACTCGTATCTGGTCACCGGGTCGCCGGAAAAGGCAGCTACGGCCCTGACCCGCCAGGACACTTCGGTTCAGCTGAACGACGCGGGCAACCGCGGCGAACTGTGGCGTCAGGTGCTGGCTTTCAGCCGCTCCCGCTCCGGTGACAGCGGACTTCTGATCATTGGAGAGTATGCCGATATAGCCGTCGCCGTTTCCGCCGACGGCGTTGCCATTGACGGTGGTTCCCTGCCCCCGGACGCAGTCAGGAATCTGCTGTCGATAGATCAGCTGATCGGCTATGCTGCTACCGATGTTGCCGAAGCGGAAAGCGCGGTGTCGGCCGGGGCTGATTATTTGATATGTGCCGCCGGCCTGAAAACCTCGCTGGCCGGCCGGGTAGAAATACCGGTAGTCCTTCCCCTGGAGGAACTGCCATGA
- a CDS encoding V-type H(+)-translocating pyrophosphatase (TIGRFAM: V-type H(+)-translocating pyrophosphatase~KEGG: deg:DehalGT_0671 V-type H(+)-translocating pyrophosphatase~PFAM: Inorganic H pyrophosphatase) — protein sequence MDPIIIALVSAILALVLAVVMARFVLKQDEGNAKVREIATAIKEGAMAFLGREYRILAIFVAVVSIVLLVVPDLGWKVSLAFVFGAICSGLAGYIGMAIAIRANSRTATASAESLNKGLKVSFRAGSVMGMSVVGIGLLGLSILYFAFNGDTNFLAIIPGFGFGASAVAIFARIGGGIYTKAADTGADIVGKVEQSIPEDDPRNAAVIADFVGDNVGDVAGMGADLFESYVGSIVATMALGTIAVFSTQLDMALVPDEATAWWLPMMVAAGGIVASIVGIFAVRVGEKLQMKALLNALRRGTFIAAFLAVVFAFASVSLLGADIGVFWAILVGLAAGLAIGESTNYFTSYVYKPTLKIAEASQTGAATNIIAGFGNGLLSVAPPVIFIVIAIIVAYNVADVYGIAIAAVGMLSTLGIQDATDAYGPVADNAGGIVEMSGMPHEIRERTDALDSLGNTTAAIGKGFAIGSAGLTALALLLAYTLAVGITPSQISLLDPYVLVGLFLGSLLPAVFSALTLQAVGRSGSSIVNEVRRQFKEIPGLMEGTGKAEYAKCVDICTRDSLKQMILPSVMTVLAPIVIAFIFGKVALGAFLVGATFTGFILAVVFANAGGSWDNAKKWVETGAYGGKGSLAHKATVVGDTVGDPMKDTSGPSLNIMIKLVSIISLVLAPVIANWNGIF from the coding sequence GTGGACCCAATCATTATCGCCCTCGTCAGTGCGATTCTGGCTCTGGTGTTAGCGGTCGTTATGGCGCGGTTCGTGCTGAAGCAGGACGAAGGTAACGCCAAAGTCCGGGAAATCGCCACTGCCATCAAAGAAGGGGCAATGGCCTTCCTGGGACGGGAATACCGCATCCTGGCCATCTTCGTCGCGGTAGTTTCTATCGTTCTCCTGGTAGTCCCCGATCTCGGCTGGAAGGTGTCTCTGGCTTTTGTCTTCGGCGCCATCTGTTCCGGTCTGGCCGGATACATCGGCATGGCCATCGCTATCCGGGCCAACTCGCGGACCGCCACCGCGTCCGCTGAAAGCCTCAACAAAGGGCTGAAGGTTTCCTTTAGGGCCGGCTCGGTCATGGGTATGTCTGTGGTCGGTATCGGTCTCTTGGGCCTTTCCATCCTCTACTTCGCTTTCAACGGCGACACCAACTTCCTGGCCATTATTCCCGGTTTCGGTTTCGGCGCTTCCGCCGTGGCCATTTTCGCCCGTATCGGTGGCGGTATTTACACCAAGGCCGCCGATACCGGCGCCGATATCGTCGGTAAGGTGGAACAGAGTATTCCGGAAGATGACCCGCGTAATGCCGCGGTTATCGCCGATTTCGTCGGCGACAATGTCGGTGATGTTGCCGGCATGGGCGCCGATCTTTTCGAATCGTATGTTGGCTCCATCGTCGCCACCATGGCACTGGGTACCATCGCTGTCTTCTCCACCCAACTTGACATGGCGCTGGTTCCCGATGAAGCCACTGCCTGGTGGTTGCCCATGATGGTCGCCGCCGGCGGTATCGTCGCTTCCATTGTCGGCATTTTCGCCGTGCGTGTCGGTGAAAAACTGCAGATGAAAGCTCTGCTCAACGCCCTGCGGCGCGGCACTTTCATCGCCGCCTTCCTGGCGGTAGTTTTTGCCTTCGCCTCGGTATCCCTCCTGGGCGCCGACATCGGCGTCTTCTGGGCCATACTGGTCGGTTTGGCCGCCGGTCTGGCTATCGGTGAAAGCACCAACTACTTCACCTCATATGTCTACAAGCCAACCCTGAAAATTGCCGAAGCTTCGCAAACCGGCGCCGCCACCAACATCATCGCCGGTTTCGGCAACGGTCTGTTGAGCGTGGCGCCCCCGGTCATTTTCATCGTCATCGCCATCATCGTTGCCTATAATGTCGCCGACGTCTACGGCATCGCCATCGCCGCCGTCGGTATGCTTTCCACCCTGGGCATCCAGGACGCCACCGACGCTTACGGACCTGTGGCCGACAACGCCGGCGGTATTGTGGAAATGTCCGGTATGCCCCATGAAATCCGCGAACGCACCGATGCCCTGGACTCCCTGGGCAACACTACTGCCGCCATCGGCAAGGGCTTCGCCATCGGTTCGGCCGGGCTGACTGCGCTGGCTTTGCTGTTAGCCTATACCCTTGCGGTAGGTATCACCCCCTCCCAGATCAGCCTTCTCGACCCGTATGTACTGGTCGGGCTGTTCCTGGGTTCACTCCTGCCGGCGGTATTCAGCGCTTTGACCCTTCAGGCGGTCGGTCGTAGCGGCTCCTCCATCGTCAACGAAGTCCGCCGTCAGTTCAAGGAAATCCCCGGCTTGATGGAAGGCACCGGCAAGGCGGAATACGCCAAATGTGTCGATATCTGCACCCGTGATTCCCTCAAGCAGATGATTTTACCCAGCGTCATGACCGTTCTGGCGCCCATTGTCATTGCCTTCATCTTCGGCAAGGTCGCTCTGGGCGCTTTCCTGGTCGGCGCCACCTTTACCGGTTTCATTCTGGCGGTGGTGTTTGCCAACGCCGGCGGTAGCTGGGACAACGCCAAGAAATGGGTTGAAACCGGCGCCTACGGCGGTAAAGGTTCACTGGCTCACAAGGCAACTGTCGTCGGTGATACCGTCGGTGACCCCATGAAAGATACTTCCGGTCCTTCCCTCAATATCATGATCAAACTGGTGTCCATCATCTCTCTGGTGCTGGCGCCGGTTATCGCCAACTGGAACGGTATCTTCTAA
- a CDS encoding conserved hypothetical protein (KEGG: dev:DhcVS_692 hypothetical protein), with protein MNQNPEPLKFRIRHIILPLSVLVLTAVLAVLAFGRLPEDVYFRFGLDGAPSGDPAARGTFVAIMLAIQLGLVLLAWLTVRAIAGVRLFQENINSFWFEPAKLLTIMGNLPVIIQLILGYVLLDAVVYAGGENHLLPLWLFALIVLVVGGIVLLAYAVPVVLQAYKGFNKLKENNKE; from the coding sequence GTGAATCAGAACCCGGAACCGCTCAAATTCCGCATCCGTCATATTATTCTGCCGCTGTCGGTGCTTGTTCTGACAGCGGTATTGGCCGTTTTAGCCTTCGGCCGTTTGCCGGAGGACGTCTATTTCCGCTTCGGCCTTGACGGCGCCCCCTCCGGCGACCCGGCCGCCAGAGGCACCTTTGTCGCCATAATGCTGGCCATCCAGCTGGGGCTGGTCTTACTCGCCTGGCTGACGGTGCGCGCCATCGCCGGCGTTCGCCTTTTCCAGGAAAACATCAACAGCTTCTGGTTCGAACCGGCCAAACTGCTGACCATCATGGGCAATCTGCCGGTCATCATCCAGCTTATCCTGGGTTATGTCCTGCTGGATGCGGTGGTTTACGCCGGCGGGGAAAACCACCTCCTGCCACTATGGTTGTTCGCACTAATCGTACTGGTAGTCGGCGGCATTGTTCTGCTGGCTTATGCCGTACCGGTGGTTCTGCAAGCTTATAAAGGCTTCAACAAGCTCAAGGAAAACAACAAGGAGTAA